One genomic segment of Brassica napus cultivar Da-Ae chromosome A3, Da-Ae, whole genome shotgun sequence includes these proteins:
- the LOC106443872 gene encoding uncharacterized protein LOC106443872 produces MHYQEQMESLMLGEERKRGNCVRDADADEGFISPSSFPNSPDDSARRGSFSLRRGLSKHYKGKSQSFSSLSEALTVEDLAKPENPFNAKLKQRRENLHCRRFSGPGGASEKNLGGQDDFLAGNDRQPRLSGNRPPRAQTLSAAHISSLVTRS; encoded by the exons ATGCACTATCAAGAACAGATGGAGTCTCTTATGTTGGGTGAAGAACGCAAACGCGGAAATTGCGTTAGGGACGCAGATGCAGATGAAGGTTTTATATCTCCCTCTTCTTTTCCAAACTCTCCTGACGATTCGGCCCGTCGTGGTTCATTTTCTTTAAG GAGAGGACTGTCTAAACATTACAAAGGTAAATCACAATCATTCTCTTCGTTGTCGGAAGCGCTAACCGTAGAAGATCTCGCGAAACCTGAGAATCCTTTCAACGCAAAACTAAAGCAGCGACGGGAGAACCTTCACTGTCGTCGATTCTCCGGACCTGGCGGCGCATCAGAGAAAAACTTAGGCGGCCAAGACGATTTCCTAGCCGGAAACGATAGGCAGCCGCGACTTTCTGGTAACAGGCCGCCTAGAGCCCAGACGCTCTCTGCCGCTCATATATCGTCTTTGGTTACTCGAAGCTAA